The genomic DNA GCTCAGGGTAGCCACCTGAACTCTCGCCTCTGCCTCTTCTTGCCAGGCCATCCGAGTGGCCTTCATCAGCGTTGGCAGTCTCCCTCCACCTGGAAGTACTGTGTggcatatcatcatcatcatcagtatcaaaaaatatttttggtttcacGCAGTTGGGACTTGCCAGATTTCTGATTTTGGGCCTCACCACCGGCTCCTCTGCACTCTTTGGGGTGTTTTCCCCACCACCACAAATACTCACAGGAGCCCTGCTGGGACACGCAGGTAAATTCTGCTCCCGTCTCTCCCTCTCCAGGCTGTTGTCATTTGTGACCACCTTGCCATCAGCAGAAGATGGCTGAGAGGCCATGCTATTTGGCTGCAGGAACTCAGCTCTGCTGGCAGAGCCCCGTGCTGCAGGGGCTGGGTCTAACTTGTCAAGCTCCTCTCTCACATCACGGTTAAAACTAGAGAACTGTGGGGGCACCCCAGCCAGAGACCTCGCCCCCTTCTCTGGGTCATACAGCTTATCATCTTTAAACTTGCCAGTCTTCCCTCTCACTGGCACTCGCTCAACaggcccagccccctcctcctcacTATCATCTGCCCCAAAACAGTCAACATGTCCATAAGCCATTCCTCTTCTGCTCCCCGAAGCCCTGTACTCTCTGGGCGGGTACCTGGAGTAGTCCTCATTATCAACATTCAGGCTGGTTCCCGAGCTCGCGCTGTCGTCCCAACTACGACGAGTGGTGGAAAATGGTGATCGGCTCCTCTTGGTGGTTTGACTGGGGGCTGATCTGTGCATTGGGACTTCGGATGACGTCTTTCTCTGGCCGGAAATCCTTTCCTGCTGGCTCGTGGATGGCCTGAAACTGACATAAGCATGCCTTCTTCCATACCTCCTGCCTGTATTGGACTGATACCCTCCTGCTGGCTTGGGCCATACAGGCTTGCTAGATTCCTGACCCATTTGCTCTGACCTAGGAGGGTTTCCAATACAGCTGGGGCTTGAGTGGAAAGGCTCCTGCTCCCTGTGCACGCTTTGGAGATGGGAAGGTCAAATCAGTTCGGAATAAAGGAGCAGGGAGATTTATTTTCACTTCAGCAGGCAGGTTACAGAAAGAATAAGGGGCCTTTAAAATTAGTTTCACTTTCTTCTAAGGCCTGGAGTAGCATTCCAGTGACTGTCAGGTGTAGACCTGGAACACATTTTTAATGTTGgcaaaataattacaaaactGGGTTTGTAGGAAAGCCAGACTTAGGGGAGAATCTGACggaagatgggggaggggtgactGGACGCTGGGAAGATAGGTGAAGCACTGGAATTGTGCCAACATGGGAAGAGGAAAGAcagctgtggggttttttttatggGGTATCTGCATTTTTCTGAGTCCTGTATACATacaggagaaatgcaaattggaaTAGGGGTGGAAAATATAGATCACCATCACTGTGTATGCGAGAGGGTCTACGTGTCTGTCAGGAGGAGAGGGGCAGGTGGAAGGGGGACCAGCAATCATGAAGTGGAGAGACTCCTGTATTTGTAGGGGGAAAGGGCAGGTGAC from Balaenoptera acutorostrata chromosome X, mBalAcu1.1, whole genome shotgun sequence includes the following:
- the PJA1 gene encoding E3 ubiquitin-protein ligase Praja-1 isoform X1; this encodes MGQESSKPVWPKPAGGYQSNTGRRYGRRHAYVSFRPSTSQQERISGQRKTSSEVPMHRSAPSQTTKRSRSPFSTTRRSWDDSASSGTSLNVDNEDYSRYPPREYRASGSRRGMAYGHVDCFGADDSEEEGAGPVERVPVRGKTGKFKDDKLYDPEKGARSLAGVPPQFSSFNRDVREELDKLDPAPAARGSASRAEFLQPNSMASQPSSADGKVVTNDNSLERERREQNLPACPSRAPVSICGGGENTPKSAEEPVVRPKIRNLASPNCVKPKIFFDTDDDDDMPHSTSRWRETANADEGHSDGLARRGRGESSGGYPEPKYPEDKREARSDQVKPEKVPRRRRTMADPDFWTYSDDYYKYFEEDSDSDKEWTAALRRKYRGREQNLSSSGESWETLPGKEEHEAEQARVNASASASPSAGASAGSSGGNELEEVRGPSLQEEEQATTEEGEVPWLQYNENENSSEGDNDSGQEFLQPSVFMLDGNNNLEDDSSVSEDLEVDWSLFDGFADGLGVAEAISYVDPQFLTYMALEERLAQAMETALAHLESLAVDVEVANPPASKESIDALPEILVTEDHSAVGQEMCCPICCSEYVKGEVATELPCHHYFHKPCVSIWLQKSGTCPVCRCMFPPPL